The following are from one region of the Sphingomonas oryzagri genome:
- a CDS encoding cell wall hydrolase: protein MPYIAVGLFAVVLVVAWLVARRDVPKPQSKPALTMEQARAYNARIPFVTDRMQPAEPFRFHGTPAAREQAVQCLATAALYEAGSDPRAQQAVIQVVLNRVRLAQYPHTVCGVVYQGSALQTGCQFSFTCDGSQTRRPERQGWEAARLAAKRALAGRVFRPVGRATHYHADWMVPYWIGSLDKIAQIRTHIFYRPKGAGKRG from the coding sequence ATGCCGTACATCGCCGTCGGCCTGTTCGCCGTGGTGCTGGTCGTGGCGTGGCTGGTGGCGCGACGCGACGTGCCCAAGCCGCAGTCCAAGCCCGCGCTCACCATGGAGCAGGCGCGCGCCTACAATGCGCGTATTCCGTTCGTGACGGACCGGATGCAGCCGGCCGAGCCGTTCCGCTTCCACGGCACGCCGGCGGCGCGCGAGCAGGCGGTGCAGTGCCTCGCTACCGCCGCGCTTTACGAGGCGGGGAGCGATCCGCGCGCGCAGCAGGCGGTGATCCAGGTGGTGCTCAACCGCGTGCGGCTGGCGCAATATCCGCACACCGTCTGCGGCGTGGTCTATCAGGGTTCGGCGCTACAAACGGGCTGCCAATTCTCCTTCACCTGCGACGGATCGCAGACGCGCCGGCCCGAGCGGCAGGGATGGGAGGCGGCGCGCCTCGCGGCGAAGCGCGCGCTGGCCGGGCGGGTGTTCCGCCCCGTCGGCCGCGCGACGCACTACCATGCCGACTGGATGGTGCCCTACTGGATCGGATCGCTCGACAAGATCGCGCAGATCCGCACCCACATCTTCTACCGGCCCAAGGGCGCGGGGAAGCGCGGCTGA
- a CDS encoding 2-dehydro-3-deoxygalactonokinase, producing the protein MTILGDWGTTRLRLFRIEDGNIVDRLDGPGIGQLAGSPAETLAATLAPWREAARSSDVLLCGMAGSRNGLVEVPYTACPADVALWRASLSTVDVDGIAVSVAPGLSTANFSGHADVMRGEETQIFGAAALDPELGQGRAMLVLPGTHSKWAELVDGRVERFHTFPTGELFALLRDHSTLTRAGTDSSGREEGFANGLARAGTGLIAGLFEARAAQLTEGKSLGWALGLLSGLLIGGEFAEALALSGEAPGRVALIGDPGLSALYRQAAEKHGLTVTHLDGDACAIAGLALLDKETV; encoded by the coding sequence ATGACCATTCTCGGCGATTGGGGCACCACCCGCCTGCGCCTGTTTCGCATCGAGGACGGCAATATCGTCGATCGGCTCGACGGCCCCGGTATCGGCCAGCTGGCCGGCTCGCCCGCCGAAACGCTCGCGGCGACGCTGGCGCCGTGGCGCGAGGCGGCGCGTAGCTCGGACGTGCTGCTCTGTGGCATGGCGGGATCGCGCAACGGACTGGTCGAGGTGCCGTATACGGCGTGTCCGGCCGACGTCGCCTTGTGGCGCGCGAGTCTTTCGACGGTCGATGTGGACGGCATCGCCGTGTCGGTCGCACCGGGTCTCAGCACGGCCAATTTCTCCGGCCATGCCGACGTGATGCGGGGCGAGGAAACACAGATCTTCGGCGCTGCCGCGCTCGATCCTGAACTGGGGCAGGGGCGCGCGATGCTCGTGCTGCCCGGCACACACAGCAAATGGGCGGAACTGGTCGATGGGCGCGTCGAGCGCTTCCATACCTTCCCGACCGGCGAACTGTTCGCCCTGCTCCGCGACCATTCGACGCTGACCCGCGCCGGTACCGACTCGAGTGGCCGCGAGGAGGGCTTCGCCAATGGTCTCGCCCGCGCCGGTACCGGCCTGATCGCGGGGCTGTTCGAGGCACGCGCCGCGCAGCTCACCGAAGGCAAGAGCCTCGGCTGGGCGCTCGGCCTGCTCTCCGGCCTGCTGATCGGCGGCGAGTTCGCCGAGGCGCTGGCGCTCTCCGGTGAGGCGCCGGGCCGTGTTGCGCTGATCGGCGATCCCGGCCTCTCCGCCCTCTACCGGCAGGCGGCCGAGAAGCATGGCCTGACCGTCACCCACCTCGATGGCGATGCCTGCGCGATCGCGGGCCTCGCTCTGCTCGACAAGGAAACCGTATGA
- a CDS encoding TonB-dependent receptor translates to MITKKMFLGSASLGAMLVGAVAAHAQAAPAPTAAETPQADASSAPAGAAPEIIVTGIRGSLKAAETIKRNSDQIVDAIVAQDIGKFPDPTVASALQRIPGVQVSVGDNNEIQGPLIRGLGDIETTLNGREVFTGDGRGFSFQDIPAEALAGAQVYKNNSANMIEGGVAGTVNMDLHRPFDFKGFTVAGGAKETLSTNLNESFPSASLLIADRFDTGIGEIGVLVSGSYAKTKFDRPVAFDDLMRSGNHGPEGAEGALMPTGTGGLNQFGTYSRPQLNASVQWQASPDLQFYGDALWAGYRNKSSTAFILNSAFDGTQITNLQTDNNCNDYAVNDAGYTGGTNIEHLCNATSYTSLNSVGFTSDQAHKQHTNDYIFGGGVKYDHGRFHANLDVSYEKSTYWSKTFIIDVGKRIPVLNVTTNDDGGVNYDAPGNPLGDPSGFYFTNGLDDDRLRSTGGLFSTKLDTKYEVGGILKEIQVGARYARRTSQYQEVIVNPPAPGGPYVTPVDGQGLPADFMQPVPGVPRIDGGQAWVQPGIDYLLDPQVEDQLRALFGVKLGDQPYDPTRSFDAKEQTYSGYVQGKYEVDFGGPFVLDGLAGVRITRTDRTIRGTGSVVNPDGTITLVPVSKSTSDTDFLPNFSARLQMGGGLQLRASYGKVLSRPDFGSLNPGLNYALSTNPNIQNGGSSGNPDLKPQKADEYDATAEYYFGRSNYVSVGAYLKNITNRVITSADTEVINGIPYQISRPRNLGKAKLKGIEAGAQYFFDWLPGAFSGIGAFANFTLADSKVETKTDILYGEPLIGVSKYNYNLGFIYEKYGISFRMVYNHRSKYYDGDNTTSVNLRPVDQGVFLNGVRPAGRLDFSLNYDVSPNLTLTVDGTNITKTPYRSYYGDTLNPHDIRFDDTSYAMGVRFRF, encoded by the coding sequence ATGATCACCAAGAAGATGTTCCTTGGCTCGGCTTCGCTCGGCGCGATGCTGGTAGGCGCGGTGGCCGCGCACGCGCAGGCGGCGCCGGCACCCACCGCAGCCGAGACGCCGCAGGCGGACGCGTCCAGCGCGCCGGCGGGAGCGGCGCCCGAGATCATCGTCACCGGCATTCGCGGCTCGCTCAAGGCGGCCGAGACGATCAAGCGCAATTCGGACCAGATCGTCGACGCGATCGTGGCGCAGGACATCGGCAAGTTCCCCGATCCGACCGTCGCCTCCGCGCTCCAGCGCATTCCTGGCGTGCAGGTCTCGGTGGGCGACAACAACGAGATTCAGGGGCCGCTGATCCGCGGTCTTGGCGACATCGAAACGACGCTGAACGGCCGCGAAGTGTTCACCGGCGACGGACGTGGCTTCTCCTTTCAGGATATTCCGGCCGAAGCGCTGGCCGGCGCGCAGGTCTACAAGAACAACAGCGCCAACATGATCGAGGGCGGCGTCGCGGGCACGGTCAACATGGATCTGCACCGTCCGTTCGACTTCAAGGGTTTCACGGTCGCAGGCGGCGCCAAGGAAACGCTGTCTACCAATCTCAACGAGTCCTTCCCGTCGGCAAGCCTGCTCATCGCGGATCGCTTCGACACCGGCATCGGTGAGATCGGCGTCCTGGTCAGCGGCTCCTACGCCAAGACCAAGTTCGATCGTCCGGTCGCGTTCGACGACCTGATGCGCTCCGGCAACCATGGCCCCGAAGGTGCGGAGGGCGCGTTGATGCCGACCGGCACCGGTGGTCTCAACCAGTTCGGCACCTATTCGCGCCCGCAGCTCAACGCCTCGGTGCAGTGGCAGGCCTCGCCCGATCTGCAATTCTACGGTGACGCCCTGTGGGCGGGCTATCGCAACAAGTCGTCGACCGCGTTCATCCTCAACAGCGCGTTTGATGGAACGCAGATCACCAACCTGCAGACCGACAACAACTGCAACGATTATGCGGTGAACGACGCCGGCTACACCGGCGGCACGAACATCGAGCATCTGTGCAACGCGACCTCCTACACGTCGCTGAACAGTGTCGGCTTCACCAGCGATCAGGCGCATAAGCAGCACACCAACGATTATATCTTCGGCGGCGGCGTGAAGTACGATCATGGTCGCTTCCACGCCAATCTCGACGTCTCCTACGAGAAGTCCACCTACTGGTCGAAGACCTTCATCATCGATGTGGGCAAGCGCATTCCCGTGCTCAATGTCACCACGAACGACGATGGCGGCGTGAATTATGACGCGCCGGGCAATCCGCTGGGCGATCCGTCGGGCTTCTATTTCACCAACGGTCTCGACGACGACCGCCTGCGCTCGACCGGCGGCCTGTTCTCGACCAAGCTCGACACCAAGTACGAGGTCGGCGGCATCCTGAAGGAGATCCAGGTCGGCGCCCGCTATGCACGCCGTACCTCCCAGTATCAGGAAGTGATCGTCAATCCGCCGGCGCCGGGCGGCCCCTATGTCACGCCCGTCGACGGGCAGGGCCTGCCGGCCGACTTCATGCAGCCAGTGCCGGGCGTGCCGCGCATCGATGGCGGCCAGGCCTGGGTGCAGCCGGGTATCGACTACCTGCTCGATCCGCAGGTGGAGGACCAGCTTCGCGCGCTGTTCGGCGTGAAGCTGGGTGACCAGCCCTACGATCCCACCCGCAGCTTCGACGCCAAGGAGCAGACCTATTCGGGCTACGTCCAGGGCAAGTACGAAGTCGATTTCGGCGGCCCGTTCGTGCTCGACGGCTTGGCCGGCGTGCGCATCACGCGCACTGACCGGACGATCAGGGGCACCGGCTCGGTGGTCAATCCGGACGGTACGATCACGCTGGTGCCGGTCAGCAAGAGCACCAGTGATACCGATTTCCTGCCGAACTTCAGCGCTCGCCTGCAGATGGGCGGTGGCCTCCAGCTGCGCGCCAGCTACGGCAAGGTGTTGTCGCGTCCGGATTTCGGCTCGCTCAATCCGGGCCTGAACTATGCGCTGTCGACCAACCCGAACATCCAGAATGGCGGTTCGTCGGGCAATCCGGATCTGAAGCCGCAGAAGGCCGACGAATATGATGCGACCGCCGAATATTATTTCGGCCGTTCCAACTACGTCTCGGTCGGCGCCTATCTGAAGAACATCACCAACCGCGTGATCACGTCGGCCGATACCGAGGTGATCAACGGCATCCCCTACCAGATCTCCCGCCCGCGCAACCTGGGCAAGGCGAAGCTGAAGGGCATCGAGGCCGGCGCGCAGTATTTCTTCGATTGGCTGCCTGGCGCCTTCTCCGGCATCGGTGCCTTCGCAAACTTCACGCTGGCGGACTCGAAGGTCGAGACCAAGACCGATATCCTCTACGGCGAGCCGCTGATCGGTGTCTCGAAGTACAATTACAACCTTGGTTTCATCTACGAGAAGTACGGTATCTCGTTCCGCATGGTCTACAACCATCGCTCGAAATACTATGACGGCGACAATACGACGTCGGTCAACCTCC
- a CDS encoding sodium/sugar symporter: protein MSLAPIDIAVIVIYAIFIFGLAQWVSRDKKGAGPKDTTDYFLASKNLPWWAIGASLIAANISAEQIVGMAGSGYAIGLAIASYEWMAALTLLIVGKFFLPIFLRNEIYTMPQFLERRYGRNIRTLMAIFWLALYVFVNLTSIIWLGSIAVTKVAGIDQMLALVILGAFALLYQIRGGLKAVALTDIVQVTLLVMGGLIIAWLTLGKLGDGAGILAGWHKLTSSIPDHFHMILKKGDPHYTDLPGLSVLIGGMWIANLSYWGFNQYIIQRALAAKDLPEAQKGIIFAAGLKLLMPVIIVLPGIAAVLLAPGLPKPDEAYPTMMRLLPTGLLGLVFAALIAAIIASTASKINSIATIFTLDVYAKMKGQQGATEGRERHLVLVGRIAAIVAIIIAILTAKPLVGASEQAFQFIQEFTGFFTPGITVIFLLGLFWKRANEAGAICAAVASVLLSWLFKAEWASLPFMDRMGVVFLIALALAVVVSLVTPAKAGADTIETADVRYATKAGFNIGATAVCLVLVALYATWW from the coding sequence GTGTCGCTTGCCCCCATAGATATCGCCGTGATCGTGATCTACGCGATCTTCATCTTCGGCCTCGCCCAATGGGTGAGCCGGGACAAGAAGGGCGCCGGCCCCAAGGACACCACCGACTATTTCCTCGCATCGAAGAATCTCCCCTGGTGGGCGATCGGCGCTTCGCTGATCGCGGCCAACATCTCGGCCGAGCAGATCGTCGGCATGGCGGGATCGGGATACGCCATCGGCCTCGCCATCGCCTCCTACGAATGGATGGCGGCGCTGACGCTGCTGATCGTCGGCAAGTTCTTCCTGCCGATCTTCCTGCGCAACGAGATCTACACGATGCCGCAGTTCCTGGAACGGCGGTACGGGAGGAACATCCGCACGCTGATGGCGATCTTCTGGCTCGCGCTCTACGTGTTCGTGAACCTCACCTCGATCATCTGGCTGGGCTCGATCGCGGTCACCAAGGTGGCGGGGATCGATCAGATGCTGGCGCTGGTGATCCTCGGCGCGTTCGCATTGCTCTACCAGATCCGCGGCGGGCTGAAGGCGGTGGCGCTCACCGACATCGTGCAGGTGACCCTGCTGGTCATGGGCGGCCTCATCATCGCCTGGCTGACGCTGGGCAAGCTGGGCGACGGCGCGGGCATCCTGGCGGGCTGGCATAAGCTGACGAGCAGCATTCCCGACCACTTCCACATGATCCTGAAGAAGGGCGATCCGCATTATACCGATCTCCCCGGCCTCTCCGTGCTGATCGGCGGCATGTGGATCGCGAACCTCAGCTACTGGGGCTTCAACCAGTATATCATCCAGCGCGCGCTCGCCGCAAAGGACCTGCCCGAAGCGCAGAAGGGCATCATCTTCGCCGCCGGCCTGAAGCTGCTGATGCCGGTGATCATCGTGCTGCCGGGCATTGCGGCGGTGCTGCTGGCGCCGGGCCTGCCCAAGCCGGACGAAGCCTATCCGACGATGATGAGGCTGCTGCCGACCGGGCTGCTCGGCCTGGTCTTCGCGGCCTTGATCGCGGCGATCATCGCGTCGACCGCGTCGAAGATCAATTCGATCGCGACGATCTTCACGCTCGACGTCTATGCCAAGATGAAGGGGCAGCAGGGCGCCACGGAAGGGCGCGAACGGCACCTCGTGCTTGTCGGCCGGATCGCGGCGATCGTGGCGATCATCATCGCCATCCTCACCGCCAAGCCGCTGGTTGGCGCGTCCGAGCAGGCGTTCCAGTTCATTCAGGAGTTCACCGGCTTCTTCACCCCCGGCATCACCGTGATCTTCCTGCTCGGCCTGTTCTGGAAGCGCGCGAACGAGGCGGGCGCGATCTGCGCGGCGGTGGCCTCGGTGCTGCTCTCCTGGCTGTTCAAGGCGGAATGGGCGTCGCTGCCCTTCATGGACCGGATGGGCGTGGTGTTCCTGATCGCGCTGGCGCTGGCGGTGGTGGTCTCGCTGGTCACGCCGGCCAAGGCGGGCGCCGACACGATCGAGACCGCCGACGTCCGCTACGCCACCAAAGCGGGATTCAACATCGGCGCGACGGCGGTGTGTCTGGTGCTGGTGGCGCTCTACGCGACGTGGTGGTGA
- a CDS encoding SMP-30/gluconolactonase/LRE family protein yields MDCIWPLGATLGEGPLWDAAAQALWFVDIKQGRIHRCDIDGGDRRTFEVGGMPSFILPRTGGGFVVGNVSTLHHFDGERIVGEIGRVEARADNRFNDATTDSRGRLWFGSMDNLEEENTGVVHVHADGAIHVAGGEAMITNGPAVSGDARWLYHVDTAEKTIWRFDVSDGHTLRDGEVFARIEKGAGHPDGVTIDAEDHVWVGLWGGWAARRYAPDGTLAQEVRFPVANITKVAFGGPDLKTAFATSASIGLDEAARAGQPLAGGIFRFAVDVPGVAVTPARLDA; encoded by the coding sequence ATGGACTGCATCTGGCCGCTGGGCGCGACACTCGGCGAAGGGCCGCTCTGGGATGCGGCCGCCCAAGCCCTGTGGTTCGTCGACATCAAGCAGGGGCGCATCCACCGCTGCGACATCGACGGCGGGGACCGGCGGACATTCGAGGTCGGCGGGATGCCGAGCTTCATCCTGCCGCGCACGGGCGGCGGCTTCGTGGTCGGCAATGTCAGCACGCTGCACCATTTCGACGGCGAGCGGATCGTCGGCGAGATCGGCCGGGTCGAGGCACGGGCCGACAACCGCTTCAACGATGCCACCACGGACTCGCGCGGCCGCCTCTGGTTCGGATCGATGGACAATCTGGAGGAAGAGAACACCGGCGTGGTCCACGTCCATGCCGATGGCGCGATCCACGTCGCGGGCGGCGAGGCGATGATCACCAACGGACCGGCGGTGAGCGGCGACGCCCGCTGGCTCTACCATGTCGATACGGCGGAAAAGACGATCTGGCGCTTCGATGTGAGCGACGGTCACACGCTTCGCGACGGCGAGGTCTTCGCTCGGATCGAGAAGGGCGCCGGACATCCCGACGGCGTGACGATCGATGCCGAGGATCACGTCTGGGTCGGCCTGTGGGGCGGCTGGGCGGCGCGGCGCTACGCGCCCGACGGGACACTGGCGCAGGAGGTGCGCTTCCCCGTAGCCAACATCACCAAGGTCGCGTTCGGCGGTCCGGACCTCAAGACTGCCTTCGCCACCAGTGCCAGCATCGGGCTGGACGAGGCGGCGCGCGCCGGGCAGCCGCTGGCGGGCGGCATCTTCCGGTTCGCGGTCGATGTGCCGGGTGTCGCGGTTACGCCGGCGAGGCTCGACGCATGA
- a CDS encoding IlvD/Edd family dehydratase, which yields MSDTDKPRGLRSRAWFNDPSHPDMTALYLERYLNYGISREELQSDRPIIGIAQTGSDLSPCNRHHMVLAERVRDGIREAGGIPIEFPVHPIQETGKRPTAGLDRNLAYLSLVETLYGYPLDGVVLTIGCDKTTPAMLMAAATVDLPAIALSVGPMLNGWHKGERTGSGTIVWKARQMLAAGEIDYTGFVDLVASSAPSTGYCNTMGTATTMNSLAEALGMQLPGSAAIPAPYRQRGEMAWRTGRRIVDMVREDLKPSDIMTRDAFLNAIAVNSAIGGSTNAPIHLAAIARHVGVELSLADWQAVGHDIPLLVNLQPAGEYLGEDYYHAGGVPAVIGQLIGQGLIREDAITANGRTIGDNCRDVAIALPEVIRPFDQPLKERAGFLVMTGNLFDSAIMKTSVISEGFRDRFLRNPADPDAFEGRAIVFDGPEDYHRRIDDPALGITGTDILVIRGCGPVGYPGAAEVVNMRPPSYLVKAGIAELPCLGDGRQSGTSGSPSILNASPEAAAGGNLALLRTYDRVRIDLGKGRVDVQLADGELERRRAELDAAGGYAYPASQTPWQAIQRRDVGQLGTGAILEDAERFQKIDKVFGVPRDSH from the coding sequence TTGTCCGATACCGATAAACCGCGCGGGCTGCGTTCGCGAGCGTGGTTCAACGATCCGTCGCATCCCGACATGACGGCGCTCTACCTGGAGCGCTACCTGAATTACGGGATCAGCCGCGAGGAGTTGCAGTCCGACCGGCCGATCATCGGCATCGCGCAAACCGGCAGCGATCTTTCGCCCTGCAACCGCCACCACATGGTCCTCGCCGAGCGGGTGCGGGACGGTATCCGTGAGGCGGGCGGCATCCCGATCGAATTCCCCGTCCACCCGATTCAGGAGACGGGCAAGCGCCCGACCGCCGGGCTGGACCGCAATCTCGCCTATCTGAGCCTCGTCGAGACGCTCTACGGCTATCCGCTCGACGGCGTGGTGCTGACGATCGGCTGCGACAAGACCACGCCCGCCATGCTGATGGCGGCGGCGACGGTGGACCTGCCCGCGATCGCGCTGTCGGTCGGGCCGATGCTCAACGGCTGGCACAAGGGCGAGCGGACCGGATCGGGCACGATCGTCTGGAAGGCGCGCCAGATGCTGGCGGCCGGTGAGATCGACTATACCGGCTTCGTCGATCTGGTCGCCTCCTCGGCGCCGTCGACCGGCTACTGCAATACGATGGGCACTGCGACGACGATGAATTCGCTGGCCGAGGCGCTCGGTATGCAGTTGCCCGGCTCGGCGGCTATCCCGGCACCCTATCGACAGCGCGGGGAGATGGCGTGGCGGACGGGGCGGCGCATCGTCGACATGGTGCGGGAGGATCTGAAGCCGTCCGACATCATGACACGCGACGCGTTCCTCAACGCCATCGCGGTCAATTCCGCGATCGGCGGATCGACCAACGCGCCGATCCATCTGGCGGCGATCGCGCGCCATGTCGGCGTGGAGCTCAGCCTCGCCGACTGGCAGGCGGTGGGCCACGACATTCCGCTGCTGGTCAACCTGCAGCCGGCCGGCGAATATCTCGGCGAGGATTATTATCATGCCGGCGGCGTGCCCGCCGTGATCGGCCAACTGATCGGCCAGGGGCTGATCCGCGAGGATGCGATCACCGCCAACGGCCGCACCATCGGTGACAATTGCCGAGACGTGGCGATCGCGCTGCCCGAGGTGATCCGCCCGTTCGACCAGCCGCTGAAGGAGCGCGCCGGCTTCCTCGTCATGACCGGCAACCTGTTCGACAGCGCCATCATGAAGACCAGCGTGATCTCGGAAGGCTTCCGCGACCGCTTCCTGCGTAACCCCGCCGATCCCGATGCCTTCGAAGGCCGGGCGATCGTGTTCGACGGGCCGGAGGATTATCATCGCCGCATCGATGATCCGGCGCTCGGCATCACCGGCACCGACATCCTCGTCATCCGGGGCTGCGGCCCGGTCGGCTATCCGGGCGCGGCGGAGGTCGTGAACATGCGGCCGCCGAGCTATCTGGTGAAGGCCGGCATCGCCGAGCTTCCCTGCCTGGGCGACGGTCGCCAGTCCGGCACCAGCGGGTCGCCATCGATCCTCAATGCGTCTCCGGAAGCGGCGGCGGGCGGCAATCTTGCACTGCTCCGCACTTATGATCGGGTGCGCATCGATCTCGGCAAGGGGCGGGTGGACGTGCAACTCGCCGATGGCGAGCTGGAGCGGCGCCGCGCGGAACTCGATGCGGCGGGCGGCTATGCCTATCCGGCTTCGCAGACGCCCTGGCAGGCGATCCAGCGGCGCGATGTCGGCCAGCTGGGCACCGGAGCGATCCTTGAAGATGCCGAGCGATTCCAGAAGATCGACAAGGTCTTCGGGGTGCCACGCGACAGCCACTGA
- a CDS encoding Gfo/Idh/MocA family protein, producing the protein MKQGPEGLTSPTRIALVGAGKIARDQHIPAIAGNDGFSLVAIVDPALPDLGVPAFASLAALLDGGPDIDAIAICTPPQVRTAIALEGIAAGLHVLMEKPPAATLSEVAAIEAAARADHTVYATWHSRFAPMVAPARGWLAGRKIRAGRLVWREDAHRWHPGQHWLWQPGGLGVFDPTINAFSILTAITDAPWSIVRSDFQIPAGLHAPISAQLEMRVGGAPVTADLHFHDDDTAEWTIALETEDGGRLELRDGGATLILDGAEPRHQPKAEYPAIYAHFGELIAGGRSEIDACPLRLVADAFLLARVSAAAPFEP; encoded by the coding sequence ATGAAGCAAGGACCTGAAGGCTTGACCTCTCCAACCCGGATCGCGCTCGTCGGCGCCGGCAAGATCGCGCGCGACCAGCATATTCCCGCCATCGCCGGCAACGATGGTTTCTCTCTCGTCGCCATCGTCGATCCGGCGCTGCCCGATCTGGGGGTGCCGGCCTTCGCATCGCTTGCCGCGCTGCTGGACGGCGGCCCCGACATCGATGCCATCGCCATCTGCACGCCGCCGCAGGTGCGCACCGCGATCGCGCTGGAGGGGATCGCCGCCGGCCTTCACGTCCTCATGGAGAAGCCCCCCGCCGCCACGCTGAGCGAAGTCGCGGCGATCGAGGCTGCGGCCCGCGCGGATCACACCGTCTACGCCACCTGGCATTCGCGCTTCGCGCCGATGGTGGCGCCCGCGCGCGGATGGCTTGCCGGGCGGAAAATCCGGGCGGGCCGGCTGGTGTGGCGCGAGGATGCGCATCGCTGGCATCCGGGGCAGCACTGGCTGTGGCAGCCGGGCGGCCTCGGCGTGTTCGATCCCACGATCAACGCCTTCTCGATCCTCACCGCGATCACCGATGCGCCGTGGAGCATCGTCCGATCCGATTTCCAGATTCCGGCCGGGCTGCACGCGCCGATCTCGGCGCAACTGGAGATGCGGGTGGGCGGCGCGCCGGTGACGGCGGACCTCCATTTCCACGACGACGACACGGCCGAATGGACGATCGCGCTGGAGACGGAAGACGGCGGTCGACTGGAACTGCGCGATGGCGGCGCGACCTTGATCCTCGACGGCGCGGAACCCCGGCATCAGCCGAAGGCGGAATATCCCGCCATCTACGCCCATTTCGGCGAGTTGATCGCGGGTGGCCGGTCGGAAATCGATGCCTGCCCGCTGCGCCTCGTCGCCGACGCCTTCCTGCTGGCACGAGTCAGCGCCGCTGCCCCGTTCGAGCCGTGA
- a CDS encoding 2-dehydro-3-deoxy-6-phosphogalactonate aldolase yields MTIDDILSDGAPPVVAILRGVTPDTVVGIGEALVAAGIRLIEVPLNSPDPIEGIRRLVDAMGDRALCGAGTVLEPAMVDAVAGVGGKLLVTPNVNPAVISRGVELGMEPMPGFATPTEAFTAVAAGAKRLKLFPATGFGIGYLKAIREVLPTGVKAWAVGGTGAANIGEWLAAGCEGIGVGGALYKAGDDAATVGARAKALVEAWRA; encoded by the coding sequence ATGACCATCGACGACATCCTCAGCGACGGCGCCCCGCCGGTCGTCGCGATCCTGCGCGGCGTGACGCCTGATACCGTGGTCGGCATCGGTGAGGCGCTGGTCGCGGCCGGCATCCGGCTGATCGAGGTGCCGCTCAACTCGCCCGATCCGATCGAGGGCATCCGCCGGCTGGTCGACGCGATGGGCGATCGCGCGTTGTGCGGCGCCGGCACCGTGCTGGAGCCGGCGATGGTCGATGCGGTGGCCGGCGTCGGCGGCAAGCTGCTCGTCACGCCCAACGTCAATCCGGCGGTGATCTCGCGCGGCGTGGAACTCGGCATGGAGCCGATGCCAGGCTTCGCGACCCCGACCGAGGCGTTTACGGCAGTTGCGGCGGGCGCGAAGCGGCTCAAGCTGTTCCCGGCGACAGGGTTCGGTATCGGCTATCTCAAGGCGATCCGCGAAGTGCTGCCGACGGGCGTGAAGGCATGGGCGGTCGGCGGGACGGGCGCTGCCAACATCGGCGAGTGGCTTGCCGCCGGCTGCGAGGGCATCGGCGTAGGCGGCGCGCTCTACAAGGCCGGCGACGATGCCGCGACGGTCGGCGCGCGGGCCAAGGCGCTGGTCGAGGCCTGGCGCGCCTGA